The following are from one region of the Dermacentor albipictus isolate Rhodes 1998 colony chromosome 5, USDA_Dalb.pri_finalv2, whole genome shotgun sequence genome:
- the LOC135913960 gene encoding sialidase-like: MIGISALFLLSLASTVLCGDYHATVTETAAPVGVSHAGTTAAGATDHAALTSGHGDVHADVHAVTTGSATVGSAQAAPAVGAFHGDSTTTAVHGYPGVTSVHDSAAAHTLYAAPVVNAVHTSISGVPGAVSSVHEPSAAVTNVHAAPAVATPAIGTLHTPFEGASAAGTVHASPTSTTTVPGAPAVTTVHSAPAGVSKDDTTSTYPAPTVTAYQDGSAFPAYYNPQFPYSPYYQPFPFANGGAASDSKVTDQVPYGQSAYQPAPVDSGYYQPSPYFGYVPGFGRPSPYPTAPVFPAYPASQGGNAYQAGSAMTPVQNTPSVTNATTVGSYPTSPVGSTAFHDAAASVAGGHAMPAVATPSTTYQTYQTGPGVATVHSTPGIATVHSTPTMGTTSDTYQATSEVGSVHMGPAAATTYQTADHAVSNVHQTPAVSPFPAFALYQHSPFTAPAESQMTKVDSYQTSPAVGAVHSSAPGVTSVHEAAPGAVTLHSAGPAAGVHESTPSFATFHSATPGVTTVHETGSAGPSMHAASPAVATITSAVHEAAPALTSVHGAPAASASPAGVTSVGTHHVLPGVTAVHGADTGLTVPTAVHAAPAAATTYGADPTVTGVQGYPFAAGYGLGPAFDFVPAYGYGVQDLGYGVAPFGAELSHAFPHYGLNYAYGLGPINYPALYLRRKKK, from the exons ATGATTGGA ATATCAGCCCTGTTCCTGCTGTCGCTGGCATCCACCGTCCTGTGCGGGGATTACCACGCTACCGTCACCGAAACGGCTGCCCCGGTCGGCGTATCCCACGCCGGCACGACGGCTGCTGGGGCCACCGACCACGCTGCTCTGACCAGCGGGCACGGCGATGTACACGCTGACGTGCACGCCGTTACAACGGGTTCGGCTACAGTGGGTTCTGCCCAGGCGGCGCCAGCAGTCGGCGCTTTCCACGGGGACTCGACCACGACAGCGGTTCACGGTTATCCAGGTGTGACTTCCGTCCACGACTCAGCGGCGGCGCACACCCTTTACGCTGCTCCGGTGGTCAATGCCGTGCACACTTCTATCTCCGGCGTACCGGGTGCTGTGAGCTCTGTTCACGAGCCCTCCGCAGCCGTCACTAACGTGCACGCTGCTCCAGCTGTAGCGACGCCAGCCATCGGGACACTGCATACTCCATTTGAAGGTGCGTCGGCTGCGGGCACCGTTCACGCTTCGCCTACGTCCACGACCACAGTCCCCGGCGCACCAGCGGTGACGACGGTGCACAGCGCTCCAGCCGGTGTTTCTAAGGACGACACTACTTCGACCTATCCTGCACCGACGGTGACTGCGTACCAAGATGGCTCCGCCTTCCCAGCCTACTACAACCCACAGTTTCCTTACAGTCCGTACTACCAACCCTTCCCATTTGCCAATGGTGGTGCAGCATCGGATTCGAAGGTGACCGACCAGGTGCCGTATGGGCAGAGCGCGTACCAACCTGCTCCTGTTGACTCGGGCTACTACCAGCCCTCCCCTTACTTTGGCTATGTGCCTGGCTTTGGTAGGCCCTCTCCATACCCGACGGCCCCGGTGTTTCCTGCTTACCCCGCATCCCAGGGTGGGAACGCTTACCAGGCTGGCTCCGCCATGACGCCTGTTCAGAACACGCCATCCGTTACCAATGCCACAACGGTCGGCAGCTACCCGACTTCTCCCGTTGGTTCAACCGCGTTCCACGACGCCGCTGCAAGTGTCGCAGGTGGTCACGCTATGCCTGCTGTCGCCACCCCATCCACAACTTACCAAACTTACCAAACAGGTCCAGGCGTTGCCACAGTTCACTCCACTCCGGGCATTGCGACTGTGCACTCCACTCCAACCATGGGCACTACCTCAGACACGTACCAGGCCACTTCTGAAGTGGGTTCCGTTCACATGGGTCCAGCTGCGGCCACCACTTACCAGACGGCCGACCATGCTGTCTCCAATGTTCACCAGACACCAGCTGTGAGCCCCTTTCCAGCATTCGCCTTGTACCAGCATTCTCCTTTTACTGCTCCCGCGGAGTCTCAAATGACAAAAGTAGACTCGTATCAGACATCTCCAGCCGTTGGCGCGGTTCATTCGTCCGCACCAGGAGTTACCTCTGTTCACGAGGCCGCCCCTGGAGCGGTCACTCTGCACTCAGCGGGGCCAGCCGCGGGTGTTCACGAATCGACACCTTCTTTTGCCACCTTTCACTCGGCCACTCCGGGCGTGACCACCGTGCACGAGACTGGCTCCGCAGGGCCTAGCATGCACGCGGCGTCACCAGCCGTGGCAACCATAACCAGCGCCGTCCACGAGGCTGCTCCAGCTTTGACAAGCGTCCATGGCGCGCCAGCCGCCTCGGCTTCGCCAGCTGGAGTCACAAGTGTCGGGACCCATCACGTTCTTCCAGGCGTGACCGCTGTTCATGGCGCCGACACTGGACTCACCGTGCCCACGGCTGTCCACGCAGCTCCTGCGGCAGCCACGACGTATGGTGCTGACCCGACGGTGACGGGCGTCCAGGGGTACCCCTTCGCAGCAGGGTATGGCCTCGGGCCGGCCTTTGACTTCGTTCCTGCCTACGGTTACGGCGTGCAAGACCTCGGTTACGGCGTGGCTCCCTTCGGCGCTGAACTTAGCCACGCCTTCCCGCACTATGGGCTCAACTACGCCTATGGCCTTGGTCCCATAAACTACCCCGCGCTCTACCTCCGCCGAAAGAAGAAAT ga